One Gemmatimonadales bacterium genomic window, TTCCGGGATGCTCGCCGTCACCATCCGCTCGCACGGGGGTCCCGAGGTCGTCGCCGTCGAGGACGTGGCGCGCCCACGCGTCGAGGGGCCGAACGACGTGGTGGTCGCGCTGAAGGCCGCGGCCCTCAACCATCTCGACCTCTTCGTCGTGCGCGGGCTGCCCGGCCGCGCGTTGTCCTTCCCGCACGTGCTCGGCGCCGATGGCGCCGGGGTCGTGGAAGCGGTCGGTCCCGCCGTGACGCGCGTCAAGCCCGGCGACCGGGTCCTGCTCAACCCGGGGGTCTCCTGCCAGGCGTGCGACTTCTGTCTCGCGGGCGAGCAGTCGCTGTGCACGACGTACCGGCTGCTGGGCGAGCACCTGCCCGGCACCATGGCGGAGGCCGTGCGGGTGGGCGAATGGAACGTCCATCCCCTGCCCGGACGCGTGTCGTGGGCCGACGCCGCGGCATTCCCACTGGTCCATCTCACGGCCTGGCGGATGCTGGTGACGCGGGCCGCCGTGCGTCCGGGGGAGACGGTGCTGATCTGGGGGATCGGGGGCGGCGTGGCGCTGGCGGCGTTGGGGATCGCGAAGCTCCTGGGCGCGGTGGCGATCGTGACCTCCTCCAGCGACGCCAAGCTCGAGCGGGCGCGCGCGCTGGGGGCCGATCTGGCCGTGAATCACGTCACGACCGACGTGCCGAAGGAGTTGCGGCGGCTGCTCGGGGCCCGCGGGGTGAACGTGGTCGTGGATTCGGTGGGCGAGGCGACCTGGGAGAAGAGCCTGCGCGCGCTCGCGCCCGGCGGCCGGCTCGTGACCTGCGGGGGCACCAGCGGCCCGAAGGTGGTGACGGACGTGCGGCGGATGTTCTGGTACCACCATACGCTGATGGGCTCCACGATGGGCAACGCGCGGGAGTTCGCCGAGATCGTGCGGCTGCTCGGCGCCGGATCCCTGCGCCCGGTCGTGGACGGCGTCACGCCGATCCGGGACGCGCGTCGCGCGCTCGAGCGGCTGGCCTCGGGCGCGCACTTCGGGAAGCTGGTGGTGGAAATCGCGGCCTAGCGCTGCGGGAGGAGCCCGGTGGACACGTACCAACGGCTGAAGGACGCGCTGGCGCAGATCGCCGATACCCTGCCGCAGCTGCTGTTCGCCGTGGTCATCCTGGCGGCGGGCTTCCTGGTGGCCCGGCTGGTGGAGCGCATCGTGAACGGCTTCCTCGTCCGCGTGCAGTTCGACCGCTCGGCGGCGCGCTGGGGCGTGACCGAGGCGGTGGAGCGCACGGGCACGCGACTGGACCCTGCGCGCGCCGTGGGCAAGCTGCTCTTCTGGCTGGTGATGCTGATCGTGATTCTCCTGGCTGCCTCCGCCCTGGGCGTGCCGAACATCAACGCCGTCTTCGGCAACCTCGTCAACTACATCCCCAGTGTCTTCGCCGCGATCATCGTCATCGTCCTCGGGCTGGTGCTGGGCGAGTTCGTGCGGGCGCTGATCCTGGCCTCCGCAGGC contains:
- a CDS encoding zinc-binding dehydrogenase; amino-acid sequence: MLAVTIRSHGGPEVVAVEDVARPRVEGPNDVVVALKAAALNHLDLFVVRGLPGRALSFPHVLGADGAGVVEAVGPAVTRVKPGDRVLLNPGVSCQACDFCLAGEQSLCTTYRLLGEHLPGTMAEAVRVGEWNVHPLPGRVSWADAAAFPLVHLTAWRMLVTRAAVRPGETVLIWGIGGGVALAALGIAKLLGAVAIVTSSSDAKLERARALGADLAVNHVTTDVPKELRRLLGARGVNVVVDSVGEATWEKSLRALAPGGRLVTCGGTSGPKVVTDVRRMFWYHHTLMGSTMGNAREFAEIVRLLGAGSLRPVVDGVTPIRDARRALERLASGAHFGKLVVEIAA
- a CDS encoding mechanosensitive ion channel; this translates as MDTYQRLKDALAQIADTLPQLLFAVVILAAGFLVARLVERIVNGFLVRVQFDRSAARWGVTEAVERTGTRLDPARAVGKLLFWLVMLIVILLAASALGVPNINAVFGNLVNYIPSVFAAIIVIVLGLVLGEFVRALILASAGAVEGVPTLATVAKAMIIVISVFMALQQIGVAGEIVTTAFTLILGAAALAVALAFGLGNTGLAGEVTRRWYESGRERAALAQRSAPDAAAGRREGAAAPPPDAHEGSQPRRAAPAGGAGPRA